Genomic window (Rosa chinensis cultivar Old Blush chromosome 6, RchiOBHm-V2, whole genome shotgun sequence):
ACAAACCCTCATCCAAGACTTTTTTTCCCACTCTACTAAATCCTGATGGTAATCATGTCTCCCCTACATAATTAAGTAGACCCCACTCTCCTAATTAAGCTTTGCTTAACCTCCAAAATGGCAGACACAGACAAAATCCTATTATAATCGACCATTCTTACCTACTTCTTAATTACTAATCAACTATTAATCCTTTTTGTTTAaaacgactctctctctctcactccttttcatttaattatttattatttaagtCATGCGGGGTCACAGTTGGGGCTTTCTTGTTGGCTCGTGTTAAACGAGTGGGCCGGATGGGGGGGGAATGCGCGGCGGGATGTGATTGGCTGATGGTGACAACACCGCCCCAAGGGGCCAATCTGCAGCTCGGAGGGTAGCCGATGCCCCACGGAACTTAGACCGCGCCTCACCCGGATTCTAAACATCTGGGATTGGAGTTGGACACGTGTCCACGAGTCAACCATTCACCAACTGTTTAGATATCCCATCTTGGTCTCGTACATTTTACTTGCTCCTCTCCCGCCAAAAAGAGCCATGGCAATTAGTTCCTCCATGtttgtaaaaactaaaaaccctaGACCGTGTTTTTTTTTACCATGGAGAGGGATGGAAGATTCGAACTTAAAACATTTATTAAAATgctcaaatcaagtattaattAAGAGATATAGAAAATACGTAAGAAATTTCACAACTAATTGAATAACGTTAAATTTTTAAGGGAGTGAATATTAGATCGTTTAGTAAAAAACTAAAACTCACACCTATGGTAATTATAAGTTGAGTTGGGATAACATTGATGCAATGCCGCTCAATAAACCGAATTACATGAGCCGCGCTTGACTACTCTTTAAAAAGATTGAGAGTGATTCAAGTTCAAAACTATTTCAAGGTTGGCAACTTATAAGTGGTGTTCACGCTTGAGTGGAAGAAATGCAATTATTTCCGCACCATATGTATGAACTAGATGCTTATTTTTGTCATACAACCAAACTAATTgaagttttaactttgtttttacTCTCTTTTTATCATGCGTAGATGTAATTATAGTGACCAAAATAAATCCAATCTTTCATATTCCCCACCCCCCCCCGGAGTCTCATTGTCAATGAAGAGGCATTTGGTACAACATTGTAGAGAATGATGATGACTAAGATCTATTATCCATTTGAACAAGGGGTCATCACCAAGAGAAACTTCGGTTTCCATGCTAAAAAGAGAAATAGTAGCTTCTCCTTTACCTTTTGCTTTTGCTAAACCAAACACAAATAGTATATGACAAGCGATTAAGGTGTTAAACCATATATACAAATGAAAGGTGAGAGTGACATTTACAAAAATACAAAGGCACGCATGGCTTGGTACAGCGACTAAGCTCTTTCACAGGTCATGATAAGAGACGTTTTGCTTAAGGTTTCAtattttgttaaattgtctCCTTCATCAACAGTTAAAAAGTGCCAAAGTGTTAATAGACCAAAACAAAAAGTATCAGAGTGTCAAGTACgagtttattttcaatttgatcaacacactcccgcacgtgtggcgaattatCAAGCCATATACATGGACAATCTTGGATGACGTAGAGCCCATGTGGCcgtgaggcatgcacacgtgggataaccacctctgatatcatgataaaataatctggggttcactttcaaaatcaattggcaatggattgagtggctcaaacccttataaactcctAAGCAATGTCTCATTTTATCGATGTGAGatctatatattctcaacacataATAAATATAGGATCAGAAGTAGATTCTCGATTAAATGACAGTCAGGTTTTAAGACTTTTCACTTATAAAAAGACTTACTTGTAGACAAAATGATCGTTAGGCTTTCAAATTAACCTACTAATAGAAGAAATGATGTGCCATTTATGACCAAACGCGTTAAATTTACAATAAACCAAAACCCTTTGAAAACTTATTTCGCTTCATCACCCTTCAACTACAATTGGATAACTAGGAAGAGTAGAAAACTGGTAAGTTTAATATTAATCAAAGTGACCGAGAAGGCAAGATAACGAATGTGAGAATTAACAAATTTAAAGTCATATTTAACAGTGTTTAGGAGTCGTTATCCAAAACCAAGTAGACTCTCATCGTGGTATAAAATATTGTTTAATTTGTTGCTTGGGAATTATAAATGGTCGATTGCTAAGTTATTGTTCTTAATTCTCTTGTTTCCCTATATTTTAATAAAGAGATTGTGTTTCATAGAGTGAAGGCACCGGTTGTAACACAATCTATGATCAATGATCCATCACAAACATACACAATTGATTTCTATTGGATTATAGAAACATTATTCATTGCTAACCCTATTCTACGGTCTACTAATTGTTTGATTATTCGTATATCAAAAGAAATGGtagagatcttcaacattgcaTAATACTATTCTACAATGTATGACATTTGCTAATCGTTTACTCCTTCTTTATCTACTATACTAtaggtttttaattatttttgttttctactcTACTATAGTTTATCATATGGGAAAATTGTTGCAACATCAATTACTCTTTCTAGTTGACGTGTttttaattaaaagaaagaaaaaaaagtaaaatagcaCAGTAATTATATTTTCTTACTGGCGTTGAAAAACATATTCTCACCAAAACAACACAATCGTGTTATTCAAACATTCGTGTTACACTAGTTGTCAATATAATAATTAGCGTAACCAGAATTGATTCTGTGATAGTCTTGACTTAATTGCATAACGTCGaataaataaaatcaatttTTTATTCCTTGCAATTTATAAACTCCTTATAAAATTAAGCAAATCATTAACaaaagcagaaaaagaaaacctctacaatttaaagggaagagaaaaaaaaaacaaaaaaagaaagaaaaaaagccaAAATATGAGCAACTAGGGCAGGGGACCATTCACCATTGCCTTATAGCCTTGTAGACGAACAGTTCATCATAAACACCACAGAGCACCCAGCTCTCTCCATAGGGCCCACCAATGTTTTAAACTTTTCCTAAATCTTCTCCTTCGGGCCCCACAGTTTTGGGACCACTTTCCCGGCGGGCCACCCCTCGAATTGATTAAGCCGGCGGCTGCAAGAGAAGTCAAGAAATTCTCAGCGGTCCCCGCTCTCGCATCCCTCCACGTGTAAGGCCGCGATGTTCTTATCTTGGCGCGTGCTTCTACCTGGTCCCCCACCACGCTGTGGTCCAAGCGAGTATGGAACGACGTGTGTCGAGGCGTCGTTTTCCCGCGAGTGCCGCAGAGAGGAGGGACGTAATTTTTATGGTCCCCTACACTCGCGTCGGCTCCTCTACTTGACCGGCGGTATCCGGTTGCTGGGAGCAGTAGAATACGAGACCGCCAGGGCGGAGGAACAGGTTGAGCCGGTGACGTTGGAGTAATATCGTCGCCTCTGTGGTTGGATTGGGTTGCTAGCCTGTCACGCTAGGTAGGATGACGTGGACGTCACGCTCCCGGAGTTGTGGAAGAATAGTACTAAAATACATTTTTGTATTCTACTGAGCGTTCTTAGATACACTTCTGTACTCTATAGTCCTATTGTCTTAGTATTGTGTTGCCATCTATAGTTTACCCTAGGCAATTTCTTTCTCCTCACTTGATGGTGACTTTAGGTTGAATGAATAAGAAATGTACAATAGGGTTTGCTCTTTTATGATTCTCTTGCGATTTCTGTATATCGGTATGCACGTGTTTTATGATTCTCCAGTGGTTTTCGTTTGTCGGTGTGCGTGTCTTTCATCATTCTCTTTCGACAGTGTAATGCATCGTTTTAGGCGAGATGAGATAAAACAAAGAGTGTTTATGGTTGCCTATTATTTCCTCATTGTTTTTCTTGGTTCTTCAATAATTGAAATTTTCAATAAATTCTACTTATCCATTTATGTGATCGATGAAATTAACCTGATTATATGTAGACCACTAATTGATCATAAATGCGTGTTAAAAAGGGAGAAAACAAATGTCATTgaagtttttgaattttattattGCAATTCACAATatgttgaaaagaaaaaagaaacttaaTTTTCTAAGGGAGAAGTTCATATATCTACTTATTAAATAATTTATCATTCCTTCCTCAAGGAATGATAAATGAATTCTCAACCTTCCTTatcaccttttcttttaataaaaattgatatcATCAGAATTAATAGCCAACGGTAACATGTATTTGAAAAGGATAACGGACAGGAAAATTATGAAACTCTATCAAGCAAATGCTACTCATTACAAATCTACTTTTGAACTCGCTAAAAGCAAATAAACAACTTAATGTCTTTTAGGGTAAAATCATCTACTAACCACCTATTAGCTAGCCTATATGCAGTTGTGGTACCAACAGAACACCACTTTCGAGTAAACAAATAGGAGTTACTCCTTATTCATAATTCATAAACAGTTTCACATACACCAATCACATTTGATATAGTTACCAACTCCCACAAGAATCATGATCTGAATAGCTTGACACTTAAAGACCATAAATCGACCCAAAAAGCCCAAGAATGTCAAACTGTTAGGCCATACCAGCCCAAATCACCAAGTTATAAGTGAGGGTGGCAATGCACCCTCATTGAAATTCCACAAAGGAGGCCCAAACATCCCAAGCTTAAGCCCAGGCCCAGAGGCCTAAACCCAAACACGAGCAAAGCTAGCAGAAGCACGAGTAACCTGCAACCTCTGCCAAGTGGCCACTGCAACGGGCAAGCCTTCCAACGGCCTACCTTTCGGGCACATGCAACATGATCCAGTCGGTCGCCAAACTCAGAGTCGACCCACCATTGACGGAGCAGAACCACCAAGGCCCAGCCCAAGCCGACAAAGGTATCTACTGATATGCTGCACTATGATCCTCGATGCTTCTTCGTTAGCAAACGTTGATCATCACCAATATGACCGCAAGTCTAACTGGAATCACCTGTTGACCACTGATATGCTATAATACGTTTGTTTTTACATATAAAACAcaaactaagttaaattgatcaagttaaaggaaataacttcgCAAAATATAGAGTTTAAACATTATAagcgtcgcattttatgctcctatcaaattctcCTACACTTAGCTTTTACTAGTCCCTtaacaaaatcaacataaaaaaaaaaaaaaaaaaacaaaaaccaacgaaaatactaAATATTAGGCCTGGGATCGTTTGGCTCGGCTCGAGAATGGGGCTATACCGAAACCTATACCGACTTTATAGTCGGCTCGAATCGGTTCGGGATGCCGGAATTTTATCAAGAATACCGATTGGTTCCAAAACCGATTGGTTCGGTACAAATCGGTTTccacattttcattttcacgATCTAGATCTTCCACATTTTCATCGTTGAACTCACTTCGTGAACTGGGTTCCTAGGTTGGTGGTGCAGAGGTGGATTGGAGCAAGGAAGAAGGTGGGTCTGCTGTAGGTACAGAGGTGGATTGGGACATAGAGATGTGGGAATTGTTAGTTGAAGAAGAAGGGGAaggagaagcagaagaagaagaatcaaccCATGTCCATACTCTCAATAATTGGTCTCAGACTAGTCATGGTAGCTCCACCACATCCACGCGCACAACACCACCACCCCCGCCGTCTCCGTCAAACCGTACCCATGGCTCACCACGAATCCCAGCGACTCAATCCGAGATAGAACCGCCACGGGCAACGGAGCTCCGGAGGTCATGTTCTGGTTTCGGCTCGGCTCGGACAATTCAGTATGTATTTGACCCATACCGGTGCCGACCCGTTTACATAGTTTTCGGTACGGTTCGGGTCGGGATGCCGGAGAACTATCTTTTCATACCGAGCCGATCGGTTTCGGCTCGGATCGGATGGGATCGGTATCGGTTTCTCGGCTTTGAATTCCCAGGCCTACTAAATATGGAAAacgaaaacacaaaacacataaaaaataaaacaaaattaaaaaccgAAAGCCGCTTGGCTTACCACGTCTTCAAAGTTTTAGATCGAGATCGAAGGTAACCAAGCTCGCTGGGTCCAGTTGTGGATTCCTCTCCACGCATTGAGAATGAAACCCATACACTCTTACTTGGCCTTGATCGGCGCTGGACACGATCGGACGTACACCGCTGCGATTTGGCACGACAGACATAGGTCTAGGGTTCCTTCTTCCTCTCCCTCGTGTCGTTTaccataataatattttactagCTGGTTAAACTAAAAAGGCAGGTTATTTATGCTTTTGAACTAGACTatcattgaaattaaaaaacctGCATGTTATAAAATGAAACAATAATTTGATCCCGAATCTGATTTGTTTTGGTGAGCCAAATCTAATGTTTTTaacaatttcattatttttttccacagtaaaagaaataaaaagagaCAAATATACATAGGTCCCTTTTGCCTCCTGATCATTTATCCCACCATTTTCATCCTTGAGTAGCTTCCCGAGCTTACTTAGCTCGCCTGAAAACTGCTTTAGTCCAAAACCTCCtccccactctctctctctctctctctctctcctctctgaaACAGGCCCTCCATCCCTCACATGCGTTAATAGAAGAGCCCATATAAACCATGAAGCCTAAACTAAACCCTTTCAaattttcacacacacacacacactctctctctctctctccccttaaGCTCTGAAACTCTGATCTCTCCATCTCTGAATTCTTAAAACAGTACTCATGCATACATAGATTCAATACCTTTCACACAGCTGCACAACCCTcacagcttcttcttcttctatgacCTCAGAATTGTCGTCGACTAGTCTTCTTCTCTGTTAAATCagtacaagaaaacaaaagttgATCCATGGCGTACCACAACCACCTCTCTGGAGACTTACCTCTCCACCACTTCACAGAACAAGCccaacagcagcagcaacagaGCCAGTCCTTCGTGACCGACCAACCCGACCCAAATTCCAAGTCCACGGAGCCCCACCACCACCCGTTTCAGACCGCTCCGAATTGGCTGAACAGCGCCCTCCTCCGCACCCAGTACGCCGCCACCACCTCCGGCGCAGACGCCAGCAACGCCGGAGGAGGAAGCACTAATTTTCTCAACCTCCACACGGCCTCCGACTCCACCGCCGCTTCTCAGGCCTCCAACCAATGGCTCTCCCGCCCGATCCTACAGCGCAACCACAGCGACGTCATCGACGACGTCGCTGCCGGCGCCGGCGACTCCATGATGGCCGGCGCCATGTCGCACGACTCCGCCGACATGAAAAACGACGCCGCCCTGAATAACAATAACAAGAGCGAGGGCGGAGTCGAGagcggcggcggaggaggaggaggaggcgacgGGGTCATCAACTGGCAGAATGCGAGGCACAAGGCGGAGATTCTAGCTCACCCGTTTTACGAGCCGCTTCTCTCGGCACACGTGGCGTGCCTGAGGATCGCCACGCCGGTGGACCAGCTTCCGAGGATCGACGCTCAGCTAGCTCAGTCGCAGAATGTGGTGGCTAAGTACTCCGGTTTGAGTCACGGCATGGTCGCCGATGATAAGGAGCTTGATCAGTTCATGGTATGCTCAAATGCCTTAACTTCATGTTCGCTCCAAATTACTAccaatttctttcttctcttcttttgaaTCCGACTTAGATTTATTGAATTTCTGGCAATTAAATCATCAAATTGACCCAATTGGGTTGAAAATAGAAGAATATTGATCACCATCATTTCTAAATTCAATaagctcattttttttttcttttagaaaaattaaGCCCAAAAGTTACAAGTTTTGTGGGTTCATACGGTGGTCCGAATTATACAAAAAAACCTAAACTACAAGTGATAAGTGAGATTATTGCGGTACTTCAGAGTATTGAAACTCAAGAGTCGAAAACATTATTCGGTGATTTAAATTAAATCGATAACACTGTCTGATGacaaatttaggatatatccatACATAAAGTAATTCAACGACTCCGAAATAGTATAGAACATGGCATAATCTATAAAACAGTAGGTTGGGTTTCTTGGTACGGTAAACAAATAAGATAAGATGCTTGAGGGTTTGAATGAAAGAGTATGGGGATCTGAAAAAGCTGGGGATGCAGAGCTGCCGGGTCTGATGACTTAGCAAAAAGCGAGGCTTGGTTAACCACAAACACTGTCGCAACTTTTCATAAAACATGCGGGAGGAAAAAGCTGGGTTTCTTAGAGAAGAAGACAAGTCATTACATGTTAAAAGtgatttagaaaattacaatgtTCTTTCACCATCTATCTCCGTACTTCCGGATTCCTAGTACACTTTCTTTAACTTCAGGGCAGTACCCGTTCTTCTCGATGTGTCCTATAGTCGTTCTAGAGTACTCGATCGGCAAAGTTAAAACTTCAGAGCTGAAAACTCTTATATTAGCTCGTGGTCTCCGCAAATAATGGATAATCTAACAGCTTCCAGCTTTAGAGTTTTGCTACATAATTTTCTGTTATTCTCAGGATAATTAAGATTAATATAATTAGAATATGATCAACAAGGTTAGTCCATTTCGTGTTAAACCAGGCATGGGCAGCAACTCATTGTGTTGCATTTTTTAACTTATAAGTGCATGATTTATGATCTAAATTCTGATGGTATGTAAATTTTTTGATTGTTTCTTTTTATGATGATACAGAGGCACTATGTTTTGTTGCTATGTTCTTTTAAAGAACAACTGCAACAACACGTCCGTGTCCATGCAATGGAAGCAGTGATGGCTTGCTGGGAGATTGAGCAATCACTACAGAGCCTGACAGGTGAATTTCTATTTCTGCAACATATCAATTTCATTCTATGCGTTTGTTGTCTCTAATGCTATTTTAGTATTTACTGAGCTGTAATGTGTAATGTAATTGAATTGAAACGAACATGCAGGAGTTTCCCCCGGGGAGGGTACGGGAGCTACAATGtccgatgatgatgatgagcaaGTAGACAGTGATGCAAACTTGTTTGATGGAAGTATGGACGGCCATGACAGTATGGGATTTGGCCCTCTCATCCCGACAGAGAGCGAAAGGTCCTTGATGGAGCGCGTAAGGCAGGAGTTGAAGCATGAACTGAAACAGGTAACGTTTCTATGGAATTTTTTATCATTGTACATTATGGCACAATTTCTCCGTTACCATTCTGAACAAAGTTTTCATTTACAGGGTTACAAGGAGAAAATTGTAGACATAAGGGAGGAGATATTGCGCAAGAGAAGAGCTGGAAAGCTTCCTGGTGACACCACCTCTGTCCTGAAAGCTTGGTGGCAATCACATTCCAAGTGGCCATATCCAACTGTAAGTTTAGGCTAATGGAAGCTCTTTGAGTCTACATGAGCACTAAAAAGATAATCGAAAAAGTGATACATGCATTCACACGCATTGAGATATGGTTTTTGTATCAATTTTCAGGAGGAAGACAAGGCTAGGTTGGTGCAAGAAACTGGTTTGCAATTGAAGCAGATAAACAATTGGTTCATCAATCAAAGGAAGAGGAACTGGCACAGCAATCCTTCAACCTCCACGGTTTTGAAGAGCAAGCGCAAAAGGTATAAAAATTGATTGAGATCACATGCATTCTTTCTTAAATTCAAATTTATCATGAGCTTTGCACCAACCTTAGTTTGAAATAAAAGTAATGCAGGTGAAAACAGTGGTGATCGATTCATATAAATTGGGAAAGATAGTGAGAACTGTCTGCAGATGATGATCTTAGTTGATGATGCTTCCACTACAGCGATAATTCCAACATAGAAA
Coding sequences:
- the LOC112169740 gene encoding homeobox protein knotted-1-like 3 isoform X2, whose protein sequence is MAYHNHLSGDLPLHHFTEQAQQQQQQSQSFVTDQPDPNSKSTEPHHHPFQTAPNWLNSALLRTQYAATTSGADASNAGGGSTNFLNLHTASDSTAASQASNQWLSRPILQRNHSDVIDDVAAGAGDSMMAGAMSHDSADMKNDAALNNNNKSEGGVESGGGGGGGGDGVINWQNARHKAEILAHPFYEPLLSAHVACLRIATPVDQLPRIDAQLAQSQNVVAKYSGLSHGMVADDKELDQFMRHYVLLLCSFKEQLQQHVRVHAMEAVMACWEIEQSLQSLTGVSPGEGTGATMSDDDDEQVDSDANLFDGSMDGHDSMGFGPLIPTESERSLMERVRQELKHELKQGYKEKIVDIREEILRKRRAGKLPGDTTSVLKAWWQSHSKWPYPTEEDKARLVQETGLQLKQINNWFINQRKRNWHSNPSTSTVLKSKRKR
- the LOC112169740 gene encoding homeobox protein knotted-1-like 3 isoform X1, producing the protein MAYHNHLSGDLPLHHFTEQAQQQQQQSQSFVTDQPDPNSKSTEPHHHPFQTAPNWLNSALLRTQYAATTSGADASNAGGGSTNFLNLHTASDSTAASQASNQWLSRPILQRNHSDVIDDVAAGAGDSMMAGAMSHDSADMKNDAALNNNNKSEGGVESGGGGGGGGDGVINWQNARHKAEILAHPFYEPLLSAHVACLRIATPVDQLPRIDAQLAQSQNVVAKYSGLSHGMVADDKELDQFMRHYVLLLCSFKEQLQQHVRVHAMEAVMACWEIEQSLQSLTGVSPGEGTGATMSDDDDEQVDSDANLFDGSMDGHDSMGFGPLIPTESERSLMERVRQELKHELKQGYKEKIVDIREEILRKRRAGKLPGDTTSVLKAWWQSHSKWPYPTEEDKARLVQETGLQLKQINNWFINQRKRNWHSNPSTSTVLKSKRKSNAGENSGDRFI